The Setaria viridis chromosome 6, Setaria_viridis_v4.0, whole genome shotgun sequence genome includes the window TGTACACTTGAAACTGAGCGAAGTTTGACAGATGCATGGATGCGGCATCACGATGCTCATCAATCATCATACCGACCAGGATGGTCATCGAAGCACAACAAAGGAGAAAgggggaaaaataaaaataaaaaaaaaacgatTCATACTAGACTCTTATTAGCGTCTAAAATATTTAAGTTAGAATAGATTCTTTATTCATAGTAGTATATAAGTACACGGAAGATGTTAGCAATAATGACGTGTCTAAGCAGTGATTGGGCAAATGATTATAATTTAAACAGCTATCAGATGGCACTAAACCACAGTTAAACCTAAGTAGAGATGATTAGTGTACCGATTTAATTAGTTAATTTAATTAGTTAAGGAAATAATGGATTGATTTGCGCCAATTAAAACATAATGGATGTCACGTagggatgaaaaatatttttttttctgtaagAGAAAGCTGACGCATACCACCTACGAATGGGATCACGATGGTCAAGTGCATGATTTGGGGTACGTTTATTTGAGCTTCTAGGCAACTTTTCAACGTGAAAAATTATAAGATCAAACAAAAAGCAAACTTCAAGCACAACTTCTGgaaagttaaaaaaatgttttcaaatttttttactttttaaaaCTTGAAAGCTAAAAACATCTTTGAAAGTTacttttgacttttctagacaAAACTAGCGGTAgctcttttaaaaaaaattccaagaaCTACATCTCGCACAAACAAACATGCCTTAAAGCCTGGACCCTGCATGGAACAAGGATGAGGCTAATGGGGCTAcgtaagagcatctccaagagaaTGGCTATCCCACTCTTCGAGCCAAATTTTGGTAAGtctgctggaaaagtatgctcTAACAGAGTTGTTATCCGAATGGCTATCCCATTCAGCTTGCTAAATACTCACCCACACTCTCCAAACTTAGCAAGCAAGTTTGGCTTGCCAAATGTGGGTCCCACGCTAAAATTGGAGACTGCAAAATGGAGTTTGTTGTAGTGTGAAATGGAGATGCTGTTGGATTGGATGGAGAGTGTAGATTTTTAGAGAGGAACCTGGCTATTGAAATTTAAAGAGTGGGAAATGAATAGTGTGTTGGAATAAGCAACTTAATGTAGAGAGGAATCTTTTTATCGGAGTTAAATGGATAATTTATTAGGGTTGCTCCATGCGTGGTGGATGTGCCACAGCTGGTGCGGTTTGTTCAACGGCACGTGTTTAACGCTTCTGTCGGCTTTTCCCGACGGGAGTAGGAGCGTGTGAGCGTGACTGAGTGTAGACGGGATACATGAAACGCTGCAGCACCAGCAAGCACCGGCTGCACCGCTGAAACGTGAGATAGCTTGGTCCATTGGCGGAGGGGCCCAATCATACTAATGGACCCTATCGTACACTTGTTTCTTTGCAAGAGACCCCTCTAGTCTCCCACAATAACGAGCTAATCTGTTTAAGGCATGTTTCTTTAGTAGTTTTGAAGCTAAAAAACTGCTGCTGGCTTTTGTTCTGAAAAACCAACAATAAATAACTTTTAGACGACGTGTTTAGTTTTCTGGGCTCAAAATGATACGAAGTTTTTCATGTAAACTCATTTTCTGAGTTCCTAATCTTTCAAGAAGTTCACTATTTATTTGAACTTCTAGCTTTTTACGCTAAGAAACTATCAGAAAGCTCAAACaatggccttgtttagttgcccaaagtttggaggtgcaaaattactgttatagcaTTGTATCACACTGTAGCGTTCGTttatatttgtaaattattgtccaaatattgactaattaggctcaaaagattcgtctcgcaaagtacaacaaaactgtgcaattagtttttgatttcgtctacatttagtactccatgcatgtaccgcaagtttgatgtgatgggaaatcttcttttcgcatagtgtcaaagttggaagttttgaAGGAACTAAACATAGCCCAAAATTTTTTAGCCCAACACCTGCACACCGCCCTCGCTGGTCTTCGCCCCCGTAAACATCGTGTTGGATATGGTATCTTTTTCTTTCCAAGGACGTAAAGCAAATCTAATCCCTAGATGGGTTCGTAACATGCCGGCTTGGTCGTGGTGCCTTTGCGGTGTGAACAGGGATGCGCAGACAGTAGTTCATGTGCAACTATACAAAGGGCGCTCCAACGCCGACCGCCGGTGAGGGCCCGGGAGCAgccctcctccatctccatcccaTGCTACTAGTCACGTCCTGAGATCACCATCCTCTTGCACCCATCCATCCAGAGGCGGATTCAGAATGGGGCTACGCTccgggctgagctgttgaatcacacctaaaatagtctaattttgtctcctaagcttcattttgttaggctaaacagcacataggttaaagggactccatgATCTCGCCccaggctgcagcccgggcagcccgggccctggatccgcccctgcatcCATCTGTAACCACctccgctaaagtttagcaccggatgttagatgctaattagaaatactaaatatagactaattacaaaattaattgtacagatggagtctaatttgcttgacgaatctattaaacttaattagttcatgatttgataatacggtgctatagtaactatttgctaatgatggattaattagcctcaacagattcgtatcgcgaattagactccatatgtgcaattagttttataattagtttatatttagttctcctaattagcatccaaatatcttATATGacgctgctaaagtttagcacctcgtatcaaacGCTCCCCAAACCATGCcttatgaaaaaaaagagatccTCCGCAGTTACCTCAGGGGACTTGTCCACTTGACACATGGACCCACCATGATTGGACCCATGCAACAGTGACCGAGTCCCTCTGCAATAACTGCAGAGGAACCGTTCTTACTTGAATTGAATTTCTATTGTGAACACACAAGTCACCAAGAGACACAAACATTACTATGCAGTACAAGAGGAAAGCACATCACTACATACACATCAGATACTCGGCCTTATATTCCCCGTGGCCAACATAAACAATACTCAAATATTCAGAGAAGAACCCAGTGACCAACATTAACAATACTCAAATATTCAGAGAACATAATAGTATTATTAACCAGTTGAGGCCAATTAATTAAAGCACACCTCATGAGATGGTAATGAGATAATACATTAAGGCTTACATATTTGATTAATAGGATGCGAGATAGGTAGTCCCTTATATATGGAAGTTTTATTCCATCTTTTGTTTACTGCCATTATTTTCTACATCAAATGTAGCTTAAAATGCGAGTAACATGACTATACTCCATAGGCTTTTGGATGTAGTCCTTGGCTCCCCCATCCAAGCACCTGCACAAATATAGTTTTATTACTCATATAGGAGTAACACATATGTTTAACATTTTAACTAATGGAATTTACCGATGATGTTGTGCTTACTTACCTTTTGACCCTTTCATGGATCATATCATCGGAGATAATCACCACTGGGAGATGGTTTAACTTTGGTGATTTCTGGATGGAAGATAAAATATTTGGTCATTACCGAACTATATTCAGAATATTAAATACACTGGAGATTAAATTTGTTCAGCAAACAAAGAGGAATCCAAtgggaaaaaataaatttaggagttcttttttttccagtGGATGTGTTGTACCTTCACTTCCATCAGTAGATCATATCCACTCATATGATCTAGAATTCGATCCACAGTTAGAACTAGGTTCACCACATGTTCCTGTGTTGAAACGTAAACATAGTTCATAGGCACATTCACCTCAAACAGGAcattacaagaaaaaaaatattgagaaaTAAAACAAATTTAAAGAATAGATAGAAAAAAGATTGTGTCCAATAGGATTTGAAAAACTAATAATATACCTGATTCAAGAGCTCTAAGGCTTGCCATGGGAATTTGACAGCAGTCACTGAAATAtcaatcacaaaaaaaattaggaaaacAGGTAAGGTAGTTAGGAGGACGGAGAACTCAAAATGTAACATAAACTGTAATCTAACTTTAATGGTTCTAACTTCCTACTGATGCTACAGTTCAAGTTGTATCTGATCCAAAACAGATATATTAGTGCCCCATAAAGCAGTTAAAGTTGGCGGAAAAG containing:
- the LOC117861816 gene encoding two-component response regulator ORR12, producing MWASNDGNDPVETTNTIGSPRVLLVDDSPSDCLRTCVHLRRHNVLVTAVKFPWQALELLNQEHVVNLVLTVDRILDHMSGYDLLMEVKKSPKLNHLPVVIISDDMIHERVKRCLDGGAKDYIQKPMEYSHVTRILSYI